Genomic DNA from Leptotrichia wadei:
CAATTAAAATGAGCGAAAGTAGTGGAGTTAAAATGAATCATGCTAAAAATAAATTTCCTAAACTTAAAGAATATATATTAATATATGTTAAACCTAAATTTAAGGGTTTTATTGAAATTGACAAATATAAAGAAACAAAATGGGATTTAGAAAATAATATTTTTATAGAAAATTTGACGATGGAACAAAGGAATTTGCTCATAAATTTGGAAATGAAAGAAATAAATAGTGAGGAGGATGAAATTGTAGCAAATGATATATTAAAATTTTCTAAGAAAATATCGTTATCAGAGAAAATCAAAACCCTTAATTTTAAAAATAAAGAAGAGAAAGAAGAATGGCTATTTAAAAATAGTTATAGAATTATAAAAACAGCAGGGTCTTCTAGTTTAACAACTTTGGTAAAAAAAATAAAAGAGATACCCAATCAAGATTTGGCAGCGGCAGTTTCTAAAAAGGGAGTATTATTTTTTTATATAACAGACTTTAATAGAAAAAGTAAACAACCAAGACTGCAAGTAATATTTGCTGATTCAAATATATTTAAGAATCCTTGTGATTTTTGGCAGGATGTAAAAACAACAGGAGCTATTTCAGATGAAGGTGGAGTTAAATTTGTAAATTCTAAAAAACCAGAAAAAATATTATATCGATTAATCAAAATGATAACTAAACCAAATGACATAATACTAGATTTTTTCTTGGGTTCTGGAACAACAGCAGCAGTAGCTCATAAAATGGGAAGAAGATATATTGGAATAGAACAGATGGATTATATTGAAGATATTACTGTAAAAAGATTGAAAAAAGTTATAGATGGAGAACAAACAGGTATTTCAAAAACTGTGAACTGGCAAGGTGGTGGCTCTTTTGTCTATTGTGAACTCAAGGAAAATGGACAAAAATTAATAGATAGCATTTTGTCTAGTGATGAAAAAAGTATTGATGAAATAAAAGAAAAGATATTTTCTGATGATAGAATAGTTCCATATATTACAAGACAGGAATTGGAAAAAGCAGATAAAGATTTTTTTGATTTAAAATTTGAAGAAAAGAAAAAAGTTTTAATAGATTTGGTAGATAAAAATAAACTGTATATAAATTATTCTGATATTGATAATGAAGAATATGATATTTCGAAAGAAGAAAAACAGTTTAATGATTCTTTCTATAAGGATGTGAGATAATTATGGAAAGATTTTTATATGAAAAATTAGATGTATCAAGGGAAACTGGAGCTATAAAAGAAATTCCAAATTTTTTGAAACAAGGATTATCTAAAAGAATAGAATTGAGAGAATATCAGAAAGAAGCATTTGAAAATTTTATAACTTATTTTGAAAATGAAAAACTTAATAAAAATAAACAGGTTCATACACTTTTTCATATGGCTACAGGAAGTGGAAAGACTGTTATTATGGCAGGACTTATTTTGTATTTGTATGAAAAAGGATATAGAAATTTTTTATTTTTTGTAAATCAGACAAATATTTTGGAAAAAACGAAAGATAACTTTATAAATGTTTTATCAAATAAATATTTATTTAACGAAGATTTAAACTATCTTGGAGAAAAAGTAAAAATAAATGTGGTAGATAATTTTCAGAGAGATGTATTTAAAAATAATAATATAAATATATGTTTTACAACGATACAAAAATTACATTTAGATTTATTTGAAAATAAAGAAAATGCAATGACTGGAGATGATTTTGAAAATAATAAAGTTGTATTCATATCTGATGAGAGTCATCATGTAAATACGTTTACTAAAAATAGAACAAAAGAAGAAAAAGAAATTCAGAAAAGTTGGGAAACTTCGATAATGAATGCTTTTTATAGCAATAAAAATAGTATTTTGTTAGAATTTACTGCAACGGCTGATTTAAAAGATAAAAATGTGGAAGAAAAATATAGGGATAAAATAATCTATAACTATCCGCTCAAAAATTTTAGAGAAAGTGGATACACAAAAGATTTTGTAAATTTTAGTATTAATACTGATACTTGGAAACGAACTTTAATTGCATTAATACTGAATGAATATAGGAGATTTTTGTTTTCAGACTGTGGATAAAATATAAAACCTGTAATAATGTTAAAGTCAAAAGTAATTAAAGAATCGAGAAGTTTTTATGATGAATTTTTTGAAAAAATAAATAAACTAGATAGTAGTGATTTTGAAAATCTTCCGAAAGAAGATAAATATTTAAAAAAAGCATTAGATTACTTTAGAGACAAAGATAAAAATAAAACTTTTGAATTTTTAAAAGAAAGCATTAGAGATAGTTTTGTAGAAGAAAAAGCTATTATTATTAATGGAAATGAAGATAATAATGTTGAAAAACAATTGCTTTTAAATTCACTTGAAGATAAAAAAAATAATAAACGAATTATTTTTGCAGTAGATATGTTAAATGAAGGATGGGATGTACTTAATTTGTTCGATATTGTAAGACTTTATGATACAAGAAGTAGTGCGAGTTATACAATAAAAGAAGCTCAACTTATTGGTCGTGGAGCAAGATACTGTCCTTTTTTAGTAAATGAGGAGCAAGAAAAATTTAAAAGGAAATATGATTTTGACTTAGACAATAAATATAGAATACTTGAAACTATGTTTTTTCATAGTATAGACGATTCAAAATATATATCTGAATTGAAAAAGGCTCTTATCGAAATTGGATTACAAGAAAAAAACATGATTGAAAGAAAATATATTTTAAAAGCTGAATTTAAAAATACAGATTTTTATAATCATGGATATGTATTTTCAAATAGTAGAATTGAAAAAACTCGAGAGAATATTTATGAAATAGAAGAAGATTTGAAATATAAAACATTTTATCCGAAAAGTAAAAATAAAAATGCTAAAATAGAAAATTTGATTGACAATAAAAATGAAAAAATCTCTGACAATATTGAAATAAAAAAAATAAAATTAAGTGAAATTGACTATAATATTTTATCAGGTACAGCTATTTATTTTAATGAATTAAAATTTAATTTCCTTAAAGAAAAATATCCTAATTTAAAAACTCTAAAGGAATTTTTGACAGGTGAAAATTATTTAGGGAATATAGGGATAGAATTTAAATATGTAAAAGGAAGTGAGATAACAGGGAAAGATGTTTATAGAGAATTGAAACAGGAAGTGTTTCCCGTGATTTGTAAGCATATAAATGAAATAAAAACTGAATATGAAGGAAGAGAAGAATTTGAGCCTTATAAGATAAAAAATGTTATAAAAGACAAGACAATATATTTAAGCAGAATAAGTAGTGATGGAAAGGGAGAATCGCAAATAAAAACTTCTAGTAGTGAATTTAAATTAGATCTATCGGTAGAAGATTGGTACGTGTATGATGATAATTATGGAACAACAGAAGAAAAATCATTTATAAAATATTTTAAAACTGAAATAAAACCTAAACTAGACAAAAAGAATCTTGAATATTATGTAATAAGAAATGAGAGATTTAGTGAACTTGCAATTTATTCATTTGACAAAGGTAAAAGATTTGAACCTGATTATTTATTATTCATAAAAAATAAAACTCTTGATGAAGGTAAGAATAAGGAATATCAAATTTATGCCGAACCAAAAGGAGAACATTTATTAGAAAAAGATAATTGGAAAGAAGAGTTCTTGCTTAAAATTGAAAAGAAACAAAAAATATCAAAAAATAATCAAAAAATAATAGGATTACCGTTTTTTTATGGAAAAGGGACTAAATTAAAAGAGTTTAGCGAAGTTATCAATAAATTTTTAGACCAAATTTGAGAATAACGTTAGAATAAAAAAAGTATATAGAAATATTTTAAAATTAATTACAAAGAAAGGACGGTTTTTATGGAAAAAACTGGTGAAATTTTACATTATGAAAACATAACTTTCAGACGAGAAGGAAGAGAAATTTTAAAAGGTGTTGACTGGCACATAAATAAAGGAGAAAACTGGGCTTTATTAGGTTTAAATGGTTCTGGAAAATCCACTCTTTTGGGAATGATTCCAGCTTATAATTTCCCAACTTCAGGAGAAGTGCGAGTTTTTAGTCATAAATTTGGAAATTATGCTTGGACAAAGATTCGTGACAGAGTTGGTTTTGTGAGTTCTGCTTTGAATAATTTTTTGAGCACGTTAAATTCGCAAAAATTGGAAGATATTGTAATTTCTGGGAAATTTAGTTCGATTGGAATTTATCAAGAAGTTACAGATGAAGATAGAAAGAAAGCTGAAAAAATAATTGAAGATTTTGGGATAACTTACATTAAAGACAAATATTTTGCAACATTATCACAAGGGGAGCAAAGACGGACATTGCTTGCCCGAGCATTTATGAATGAGCCAGATTTGCTGATTTTAGATGAGCCGTGTTCAGGGCTAGATGTGAAAGCAAGAGAATATTTGCTGTCAGTTTTGGAAAAAAATTCTAAAAATGAAAATGCAGTTCCATTTATTTATGTGACGCATCAAATTGAGGAAGTGATTCCAGCGATAACTCATGTAGCTCTTTTGAAAGATGGAAAAGTTTTTGCAAAAGGTAGAAAAAAAGATATTTTGATAGACAAAATTTTGTCAGAAATGTTCGAGATGCCAGTAAAAATTGTTTGGGAAAATGATAGGCCTTGGCTGATTGTAAAATAATAAAAATTAGAGAGTGTCCAAATTTGTGTAAATATATCAAATCCATTAATAAGGATCATTTGAGATTATTTACACAAAAAAGTTTACACTCTTATTTTAACAAAAAGATAGCAAGAAGTCTCCGACTTCTATAAGTGGGAGATGAATTGCTTTTTTTGTAAAAAAATTGAAAAAAGGATATGTCTATGATACAATTTTTGTGTAAAATATTGAAGAGAAGTCATTAAAAATAATATTCAAAATCAAAAGGAGGTGTAATTTTATGAAATATAATTTAGCATTCAAATACAGAATTTATCCAAATAAAGAGCAGGAATTATTGATAAACAAGACTTTTGGATGTGTTCGTTTTATTTACAATACAATTTTGTATACTGCGAATAAAATTTATGAAGAAACTGGAAAAAATAAAATAATTACACCTGCCAGTTTGAAAAGTGAAAATCAATTTTTAAAAGAAGTGGACAGTCTAGCACTTTCAAATGCTCAATTAAATGTAAGACGATCGTTTACGAATTTTTTTCATAAGAGAGCGAAGTTTCCAAAGTTCAAATCTAAAAGACTAGTGTTAAAAGTTATACGACAAATTGTGTGAACAATTCGATACGAATTGAAGAAAACAAATATTTAGTTTTGCCAAAATTGAAAAAAGTGAAATTGAAATATCATAGAGAAATACCAAAGAATTATAGAATAAAGTCGGTAACATTGACAAACAGTAATGGAAATTACTATGTTTCTATTTTGACAGAATTTGAAAAAGAAATTCAAAAAATGCCAAGTAGTGATAAAGTAATTGGACTTGATTTTTCAATGTCTGAATTATTTGTCAGTTCTGAAAATCAAAGGGCTGATTATCCAAAATATTTTAAGATGTTGGAAGAAAAATTAAAGAAATTACAAAATCATTGTCAAGAAAAGTAAAATTTTCTAAAAATTGGTATAAACAAAAGAAAAAATATCAAAATTGTATGAGTATATCAAAATTGTCGAAGAGATTTTTACATAAATTATCAAAAAATTATCTGAAGCGTATAATGCTGTGGTTGTTGAGGATTTGAATATGAAAGGGATGAGTCAGGCATTAAATTTTGGTAAACGTGTAGGAGATAATGGATGGGGAATGCTTTTGAGGATGGTTGGGTATAAACTGATGTTTTTAGGAAAGCAATTTTTGAAGATAGATAAGTGGTTTCCATCGTCGAAAACTTGTAGTAAATGTGGAAATGTTAAAGAGAAACTGAAATTATCAGAAAGAAGTTATAAATGTGAGTGCTGTGGGATTGAAATTGATAGAGATTACAATGCGGCATTGAATATAAAAAACATTGGAAAAGCGATGTTGGAATATTAAGAAAATAAAAGAAAACAGGGCAGGGACTGCCCGAAGAGCTTGGTAAATATATTTGGCTAGCAAAAGCAGATACTTCCCAAGAAGCTCCCGCTTCTAAAAGCGGGAGTAGTTCACATTGTTGAATTGTCGATAAAAAATTTATACTATTCCCCGTTTAAAAAGCGGATATTTATTTTAATTATTTAAGAATAAATATCAGGTTTAATCTGCTAAAAAGATTTACAATGTATTCGTTATTCAAATGGGGTTCAGTATTAGAGCGAATTAAAGAAATTATTCTTTATATTCAAAAACTATAATAGATCCTTGCAATTTCTGTAGGTGATTTTCCATCTGCTCCGATTATATTACCAGTTATATCTGTTGCAATGTAATTTTTTTTATCAGAACTCACAAGAACTATACGGTAACGATTATTTGTTTTAAAGTATTTTATTACATCTCTTTGAATATTTTTACCATCTGCATTTAAAGAAACTATGTATAAGGCTTTATTCCTTATGAAGTTATTAGCAATGAATTTTGTTAAGCCTTTATTTTCCCATCTTTTGCATATACATATTATCAAAATTTGCTTTGAATATCAAATTATATTAATTTTAATATTATAAAATATATAAAAACATAATAAAAATTAGTATAAAATAATTTTAATTTATAATTTTTTTTCAAAAAACTTGAAAATGTAAAAAAATGTGGTACACTTAAAACATAAGGTTGTTTACTTTTTTAGATTTTAAAGGAATTTTAGAAATCATAAAATTATCAAAAATTTTTAAAAGTGAATACATAAAAATATATTTTGATAGAAGGAGGTTTAAAATGGTAGGAATTATTGTTGCAAGTCACGGTGAATTTGCTGCTGGTATAAAACAGTCGGCTTCAATGATTCTAGGTGAAGCTGAGTTATTGGAATCAGTTGTTTTTATGCCAAGTGAAGGACCAGATGACTTATATAAAAAAATTCAAGATGCCATTACAAAACTAGGAACAGAAGAAGTTCTATTTTTAGTTGATTTATGGGGAGGAAGTCCATTTAATCAATCTAATCGTTTCTTTGAAGAGGATCCTAAAAAGAGAGCGATTGTTGCAGGACTTAATTTACCAATGCTTTTAGCTGCTTTATCAGAAAGAGAAGATGTGGAAACAGCCCATGAAGTAGCAAAAGCTATTGTTCCAGAAGGAAAGGATCAAGTTAGAGTACGTCCTGAAGATTTACAGCCAAAGGAAGAAGCTCCAAAAGCTGCAGCACAAGATGACACACCAAAAGGTGCAATTCCAGCAGGAACAGTTATTGGAGATGGGAAAATTAAATTCGTACTAGCACGTATTGATACACGTTTACTACACGGGCAAGTTGCGACAAGCTGGACGAAGGCAACAAATCCAAATAGAATAATCGTTGTTTCAGACACAGTTTCAAAAGATGAATTACGTAAGAAATTAATTGAACAGGCTGCACCTCCAGGTGTACGTGCACATGTTATTCCACTAGATAAGTTGGTGGAAGTTTCAAAAGATCCAAGATTTGGAAATACAAAAGCGTTATTACTATTTGAAAATCCTCAAGATGCACTTTATGTAATTGAAAGAGGTGTTGACATTAAAGAATTAAATGTAGGATCAATGGCTCATTCTGTTGGAAAAGTTATGGTTAATAATGTACTTTCAATGGATCAAAAAGATGTTGATACTTACAAAAAACTTAGAGATTTAGGTGTAAAATTTGATGTTAGAAAAGTTGCCGCTGATAAACGTGCAGATTTATTCAAATTAATTTCAGAAAAAGCAAACGAAGGATTAAAACTTTAATTTTAGGAGGATGTTATGGATTTTAATATTTTAGCAGTTATTTTAATATTAATTGTCGCATTTTTAGCAGGAATGGAAGGTATTCTTGACCAATTCCAATTCCATCAGCCAATTATTGCGTGTTCATTAGTTGGTCTTGCGACAGGACACATGAAAGAATGTATTATGTTAGGTGGAGCATTGCAGTTAATGGCTTTAGGTTGGGCAAACGTAGGGGCAGCAGTTGCTCCGGACGCTGCACTTGCTTCTGTAGCTTCAGCAATTATTTTTGTTAAGGCAGGAAAATTTGATGCTGCAGGTCAAAATGTGGCGATTGGTACAGCGATTGCACTTGCAACAGCTGGATTGGTTTTGACTATGGTTGTTCGTACTTTATCAGTAGTTATTGTTCACCAAGCTGATAGAGAAGCTGAAAAAGGTAATTTCAAAGGTGTAGAATTGTGGCACATGGTTGCACTTGCTTGTCAAGGTTTGCGTATTGCTATTCCTGCTTTATTGTTGTTATTTATACCTTCTCACGTTATTCAACATGCTCTTAATTCATTGCCAAAATGGTTTACTGATGGAATGACAATAGGTGGAGGATTTGTAGTAGCAGTAGGTTATGCAATGGTAATTAACTTAATGGCTACAAAAGAAGTATGGCCATTCTTCTTCTTAGGATTTGCAATTGCACCGTTAAATGAACTTACACTAATTGCTACAGGAATTATAGGTGTCTGTGCAGCTATCATTTACTTAAATGTTACAAGTAATGGTGGCGGTGGCAATAGTGGTGGAGGAGATGGAGGTTCATCAGCTTCAGGAGATCCACTAGGTGACATCTTAAATGACTATTAATCTAAAGGAGGAATAAGAAATGGCAGAAGACAAAATAAAATCATCAAATGATAAAATAAAACTATCAAAAGCTGATCGTCGTAGTGTAATGCTTCGTTCTCAATTTTTACAAGGTTCTTGGAATTACGAACGTATGCAAAATGGAGGTTGGGCTTATTCATTAATCCCAGCATTGAAAAAATTATACCCAAATAAAGATGACGCAGCAGCGGCTTTAAAAAGACACTTGGAATTTTTTAACACTCACCCGTATATTGCTGCACCAATTTTAGGAGTAACTCTTGCTTTGGAAGAAGAAAAAGCCAACGGAGCGGCAATAGATGATGCGGCTATTCAAGGGGTAAAAGTTGGAATGATGGGACCACTTGCGGGAATAGGAGATCCAGTATTCTGGTTCACAATACGTCCAATATTAGGAGCAATTGCAGCTTCTCTTGCAACAAGCGGTTCAGTTATCGCACCATTGTTCTTTTTCATTATATGGAATGTAATTCGTATTGCTTTCTTATGGTATACCCAAGAATTTGGTTACCAAAAAGGTTCAGAAATTACAAAAGATTTATCAGGTGGATTGTTGCAAACTATAACTAAAGGTGCATCTATTTTAGGTATGTTTATTATGGGTATTTTGGTTCAACGTTGGATTACAATCAAATTTCCAAGAGTTATATCACGAGTTCCACTAGCTGACGGAGCTTATATAAAATTTCCAAATGGTTCAGTAACTGGTCCTCAATTACAAAAAATTCTTGAAGATTTCGGAAATAAATTATCACTTTCAAATACACAGATAACAACTTTACAAGATAACTTAGATAAATTAGTACCAGGACTAGCCGCATTATTATTGACTTTCTTATGTATGTGGCTACTTAAGAAAAAAGTCAGTCCAATCTTAATTATCTTTGGATTATTCTTAGTTGGAATTGTAGGACATGTAGTTGGAATATTCTAAATTAAAGATCGTTAAAATCTGATTTTACATTGAAAGTCTATGTGTAATAAAAAAGTTGGAACTAAAAATCCAACTTTTTTAATAATTAGAGTAGAAATAAAAAATAAAGAAATGGGGAATAAAATTGGCTATTTCATTAAATACAAAAGTATTATTTATGACAAAGGCAAATTCTTTATCTGGAATGATTGGAAATAAAAACGGTGATGTACTTATAGGTGATAAGGCTTTTGAATTTTATTAAATAGTGCAAGAACACTCGCAACTTTAGTCGTGAGATGAATTGCACGAAAATTTTAGTAAGCATATAGGGAAACTTGTATGTAGATACAGAGAGAAGCTGTACAACAAAGAAACTGAATTGCTGGGAACTCTTAAAGCTAGTATGACCACAACATAATACTTAAGTGAGGATATGGTATAAGTGTGAAGGTAGCGAAAGCAGAAAAAATATACTAGATGGTGCAAGGTTAAATCCTAAGTGCTATAAACAATAGACAATCAGCAGCTAAGCCTGAAAAGGAAAGTTCAACGACTATCCCTCGTGAGGGGAGTACAATACAAGCGGTTGGTATTGGAAGTGGTTTCGCCTAAATCTTAGGTAGTAACAAATATAATTGTTATGAATATAAGATATGGATAAGATATAGTCTGTGCTTGTTAGAGATAACAAGAAGTTCAAGATATTCTTTTCTCCTTAACTTGTTAAGGAGTGAAAATATTAGGAGAACTGCATAAGTAGTAGCGAACTTATGTGAACGACACTTCCCACTGTTGTGGGGTTTTAAAAACTTTAAAAATATTTAAAAATAAACAAATAAAATGTAGAATACATGGTATAATATCTCTGATGAAAAGGAGGTGATATCTATGTATTTAACTTTAAAACAGCAGGTAAAACATCTTAGTAAAAAGGAGTTTAGGAATTTAAAATACTTATCTCATATAGCCAAGAACTTAACTAATGAAGCTATATATAATGTTAGACAACACTATTTTCAAAATAAAAAGTATTTAAGCTATAACGAAAACTATAAAATGCTTAAAAATAGTAAGAACTATAAGAAGTTAAATTCTAATATGGCTCAACAAATTCTAAAAGAAGCAGACGGAAGTTTCAAATCATTTTTTGGACTTTTAAAACTTGCTAAAAATGGTCAATATGATAATAAAAAAATAAAATTACCTAAATATCTTGCTAAAGATGGATTTACAACTCTTGTTATAGGTTTTGTTAGATTAAAAGATGGTATGCTGATTATTCCTTATTCAAATTTATTTAGAAAGACACATAAGGAAATCGCAATAAAACTACCACCAGTATTAAAAAACAAGAAAATAAAAGAGATCAGAATAATACCAAAACAACATTCTAGGTACTTTGAAATTCAATATACTTATGAAGTAGAGGAAGTTCAAAGGGAATTAAATAAAGAAAATGCACTAGGAATTGATTTAGGTATAAACAATCTTTGCACTTGTGTTACAAATACTGGAGCTTCATTCCTAATAGATGGTAGAAAATTAAAATCAATAAATCAATACTATAACAAGACAAATGCAAAATTGCAAAGCATTAAAGATAAGCAAAAGATAGAGCATATAACATTAAGGCAAAAAAGAATAGTTAGAAAAAGAAATAATCGTATAAATGATTATCTTTCAAAGGCAGCAAGAATAATAATAAATTATTGTCTTAATAATGATATAGGAAAACTAGTTTTAGGATATAACGAGAATTTTCAAAGAAATTCAAATATAGGAAGCATAAATAATCAAAATTTTGTAAATATACCATATGGAAAATTAAGAGATAAATTAATATATCTATGTAAACTATATGGAATAGAATTTAAACTGCAAGAAGAAAGTTATACATCAAAAGCAAGTTTCTTTGATGGAGATGAAATCCCAGTATATGATAAAGAAAATCCGCAAGAATATATATTCAGTGGAAAAAGGATAAAAAGAGGACTATATCAAACAAGCACAGGTAAACTCATAAATGCGGATTGTAATGGAGCATTAAATATTCTAAGAAAAAGTAAAGTTGTGGACTTAAGCGTCCTATACAATAGAGGTGAACTGAACACGCCTAAAAGAATAAGGGTAGTGTAAAGCTATCAAACTTCTTAGAAAATTTTTAAATATTTTTAAAGATTTTAGAACCCATGACTTCAGTCGTGGGAGGTTCAGAATTCAAGAAATCCTGAAGATTATATTCAAATTCCATGGGATGAAATAATGAGAGTAAGAGCACAATTATTTTTTCGTGATAAATACATTCGTGGATTTTTTATTGACACTAAAAGTGCGGGCTCATATAACTTTGTTGTAAAAAATGCTGGAAAAACGCTAAAAACTATGCGGGATTTTCTTGGAAATGAAAAAATTGTAAGAAATAAACCTGTTCTGTCATTGAAAAGAGTATTGGAATGGTTTAAGAGAAAAAAATAAAAAAATATAAAGGAGACTTGTTATGAAAAAAAATTTAAAATTTTTGTTTATTTGTTTTGTCTTTTTAATTTCGTTTAATGTTTTTTCTGATGGTATGGTATTTGCAAAAAAAGTGCCACTTGAAGAATTACCTGAAACTGTGGAAAGTGATATGAGAAATGGAACAATGGGGTATCTTTCAAATCAACAATGTTTTGTATCAACATACAGATCTTTTTACAAAAATTCTGGTCTTGATCACGTAAATATTTATGCAACTTGTATTGATACATATCCTAATCGGAAAATAGAATGGGATAATCCCAAAATTCCAAAAGGTACTGAAAAAAAGACTATCCATATTATGGGAAAAAATACTTCACAAAGAATGTTAGATGAAATGAAAAAAGGGAAAAATGCCTTTCTTATAAAAAAACTTT
This window encodes:
- a CDS encoding ABC transporter ATP-binding protein; translation: MEKTGEILHYENITFRREGREILKGVDWHINKGENWALLGLNGSGKSTLLGMIPAYNFPTSGEVRVFSHKFGNYAWTKIRDRVGFVSSALNNFLSTLNSQKLEDIVISGKFSSIGIYQEVTDEDRKKAEKIIEDFGITYIKDKYFATLSQGEQRRTLLARAFMNEPDLLILDEPCSGLDVKAREYLLSVLEKNSKNENAVPFIYVTHQIEEVIPAITHVALLKDGKVFAKGRKKDILIDKILSEMFEMPVKIVWENDRPWLIVK
- a CDS encoding DUF956 family protein, whose translation is MAISLNTKVLFMTKANSLSGMIGNKNGDVLIGDKAFEFY
- a CDS encoding DEAD/DEAH box helicase family protein, whose translation is MERFLYEKLDVSRETGAIKEIPNFLKQGLSKRIELREYQKEAFENFITYFENEKLNKNKQVHTLFHMATGSGKTVIMAGLILYLYEKGYRNFLFFVNQTNILEKTKDNFINVLSNKYLFNEDLNYLGEKVKINVVDNFQRDVFKNNNINICFTTIQKLHLDLFENKENAMTGDDFENNKVVFISDESHHVNTFTKNRTKEEKEIQKSWETSIMNAFYSNKNSILLEFTATADLKDKNVEEKYRDKIIYNYPLKNFRESGYTKDFVNFSINTDTWKRTLIALILNEYRRFLFSDCG
- a CDS encoding PTS sugar transporter subunit IIB, which translates into the protein MVGIIVASHGEFAAGIKQSASMILGEAELLESVVFMPSEGPDDLYKKIQDAITKLGTEEVLFLVDLWGGSPFNQSNRFFEEDPKKRAIVAGLNLPMLLAALSEREDVETAHEVAKAIVPEGKDQVRVRPEDLQPKEEAPKAAAQDDTPKGAIPAGTVIGDGKIKFVLARIDTRLLHGQVATSWTKATNPNRIIVVSDTVSKDELRKKLIEQAAPPGVRAHVIPLDKLVEVSKDPRFGNTKALLLFENPQDALYVIERGVDIKELNVGSMAHSVGKVMVNNVLSMDQKDVDTYKKLRDLGVKFDVRKVAADKRADLFKLISEKANEGLKL
- a CDS encoding DNA methyltransferase; translation: MDEIFGRENFLNCVAIKMSESSGVKMNHAKNKFPKLKEYILIYVKPKFKGFIEIDKYKETKWDLENNIFIENLTMEQRNLLINLEMKEINSEEDEIVANDILKFSKKISLSEKIKTLNFKNKEEKEEWLFKNSYRIIKTAGSSSLTTLVKKIKEIPNQDLAAAVSKKGVLFFYITDFNRKSKQPRLQVIFADSNIFKNPCDFWQDVKTTGAISDEGGVKFVNSKKPEKILYRLIKMITKPNDIILDFFLGSGTTAAVAHKMGRRYIGIEQMDYIEDITVKRLKKVIDGEQTGISKTVNWQGGGSFVYCELKENGQKLIDSILSSDEKSIDEIKEKIFSDDRIVPYITRQELEKADKDFFDLKFEEKKKVLIDLVDKNKLYINYSDIDNEEYDISKEEKQFNDSFYKDVR
- a CDS encoding helix-turn-helix domain-containing protein — translated: MKYNLAFKYRIYPNKEQELLINKTFGCVRFIYNTILYTANKIYEETGKNKIITPASLKSENQFLKEVDSLALSNAQLNVRRSFTNFFHKRAKFPKFKSKRLVLKVIRQIV
- a CDS encoding RNA-guided endonuclease InsQ/TnpB family protein; the encoded protein is MKKLSEAYNAVVVEDLNMKGMSQALNFGKRVGDNGWGMLLRMVGYKLMFLGKQFLKIDKWFPSSKTCSKCGNVKEKLKLSERSYKCECCGIEIDRDYNAALNIKNIGKAMLEY
- a CDS encoding RNA-guided endonuclease InsQ/TnpB family protein, which produces MYLTLKQQVKHLSKKEFRNLKYLSHIAKNLTNEAIYNVRQHYFQNKKYLSYNENYKMLKNSKNYKKLNSNMAQQILKEADGSFKSFFGLLKLAKNGQYDNKKIKLPKYLAKDGFTTLVIGFVRLKDGMLIIPYSNLFRKTHKEIAIKLPPVLKNKKIKEIRIIPKQHSRYFEIQYTYEVEEVQRELNKENALGIDLGINNLCTCVTNTGASFLIDGRKLKSINQYYNKTNAKLQSIKDKQKIEHITLRQKRIVRKRNNRINDYLSKAARIIINYCLNNDIGKLVLGYNENFQRNSNIGSINNQNFVNIPYGKLRDKLIYLCKLYGIEFKLQEESYTSKASFFDGDEIPVYDKENPQEYIFSGKRIKRGLYQTSTGKLINADCNGALNILRKSKVVDLSVLYNRGELNTPKRIRVV
- a CDS encoding PTS system mannose/fructose/sorbose family transporter subunit IID; amino-acid sequence: MAEDKIKSSNDKIKLSKADRRSVMLRSQFLQGSWNYERMQNGGWAYSLIPALKKLYPNKDDAAAALKRHLEFFNTHPYIAAPILGVTLALEEEKANGAAIDDAAIQGVKVGMMGPLAGIGDPVFWFTIRPILGAIAASLATSGSVIAPLFFFIIWNVIRIAFLWYTQEFGYQKGSEITKDLSGGLLQTITKGASILGMFIMGILVQRWITIKFPRVISRVPLADGAYIKFPNGSVTGPQLQKILEDFGNKLSLSNTQITTLQDNLDKLVPGLAALLLTFLCMWLLKKKVSPILIIFGLFLVGIVGHVVGIF
- a CDS encoding PTS mannose/fructose/sorbose transporter subunit IIC translates to MDFNILAVILILIVAFLAGMEGILDQFQFHQPIIACSLVGLATGHMKECIMLGGALQLMALGWANVGAAVAPDAALASVASAIIFVKAGKFDAAGQNVAIGTAIALATAGLVLTMVVRTLSVVIVHQADREAEKGNFKGVELWHMVALACQGLRIAIPALLLLFIPSHVIQHALNSLPKWFTDGMTIGGGFVVAVGYAMVINLMATKEVWPFFFLGFAIAPLNELTLIATGIIGVCAAIIYLNVTSNGGGGNSGGGDGGSSASGDPLGDILNDY